Proteins encoded together in one Bacillota bacterium window:
- a CDS encoding D-alanyl-D-alanine carboxypeptidase family protein, whose translation MRLGRALSLRAAMVAGVLAAALLGAVLVPGSAAIRGSAAGAPGWPDVDARAVVVMDAGSGRILYARSPDERCLIASTTKIMTALVAVERGNPDDLVTVSRRAATVEGSRIYLEEGEREALRDLLYALMLRSANDAAIAIAEQVGGSVEGFARLMNEKARSLGCRNTHFVNPHGLDDRDHYSTARDLATIAAYAMKNPVFRQLVSSRRWQMPWPAKNSTRVLYSENKLLADEDGTGIKTGYTVAAGHCVVASARRGQFEPVVVMLGAGLEFWKDVRALLDHAFACYRPVTVVRSGQPVASRPLTDGAVVEGVAGADVVVPLLPEEAASLDGKVRTAVRWDPALRAPVAAGHRVGEVEVYCPDAPPLTVPLVAASAVTVPERSLPWPWLVAVAGAGLLIWRRWRRTRSAATGTRWSRIRSARGQSWARWSSRPGRPRGPR comes from the coding sequence GTGAGGTTGGGTAGAGCTTTGAGCCTCAGGGCGGCGATGGTCGCGGGGGTGCTGGCGGCAGCGTTACTTGGGGCCGTGCTGGTTCCCGGATCGGCTGCGATACGCGGATCGGCTGCGGGGGCACCCGGCTGGCCGGATGTGGACGCCCGGGCCGTGGTGGTGATGGATGCGGGGTCGGGTCGCATCCTGTATGCCCGCTCGCCTGACGAACGCTGCCTCATCGCCAGCACCACCAAGATCATGACGGCGCTGGTGGCCGTCGAACGGGGCAACCCCGATGACCTGGTCACGGTGAGCCGCCGCGCAGCCACTGTGGAGGGTAGCCGCATCTACCTGGAGGAGGGCGAAAGGGAGGCCCTGCGCGACCTTCTTTACGCCCTCATGCTCCGCTCGGCCAACGACGCCGCCATCGCCATCGCGGAGCAGGTGGGGGGATCCGTGGAGGGGTTCGCCCGCCTGATGAACGAGAAGGCCCGCAGCCTGGGCTGCCGAAACACCCACTTCGTCAATCCCCACGGTCTGGATGACCGCGACCATTACAGCACCGCCCGCGACCTGGCCACCATAGCGGCTTACGCCATGAAGAACCCCGTATTCCGGCAACTGGTGTCCAGCCGCCGCTGGCAGATGCCCTGGCCGGCGAAGAACTCCACCCGGGTGCTGTACAGCGAGAACAAGCTCCTGGCAGACGAAGACGGAACCGGTATCAAGACCGGCTACACGGTGGCAGCAGGGCACTGCGTGGTCGCCTCCGCGCGGCGGGGTCAGTTCGAGCCGGTGGTGGTCATGCTGGGGGCCGGGCTGGAGTTCTGGAAGGATGTGCGGGCCCTGCTGGACCACGCGTTCGCCTGTTACCGTCCGGTCACCGTCGTCCGCTCGGGGCAGCCCGTGGCTTCCCGCCCTCTCACCGACGGGGCGGTGGTTGAGGGGGTGGCGGGGGCCGACGTGGTGGTTCCCCTGCTTCCGGAGGAAGCAGCCTCCCTTGATGGCAAGGTTAGGACCGCGGTGCGGTGGGACCCTGCTCTCCGGGCCCCGGTGGCGGCGGGGCACAGGGTGGGCGAGGTGGAGGTGTACTGCCCGGATGCGCCTCCTCTAACCGTGCCTCTGGTCGCCGCCAGCGCCGTAACCGTGCCGGAGCGGTCTCTGCCCTGGCCCTGGCTGGTGGCGGTGGCCGGAGCCGGCCTGCTCATCTGGCGGCGATGGCGCCGGACCCGGAGTGCAGCTACGGGGACCCGGTGGTCGCGGATCAGGAGTGCACGCGGGCAGTCGTGGGCCCGTTGGAGCTCACGACCTGGTAGGCCCAGGGGACCGAGGTAG
- the larE gene encoding ATP-dependent sacrificial sulfur transferase LarE gives MRGMLGQFPGALVAFSGGVDSTFLLHECRQILGEHVLAVTASSPIHPEEEVERARRLAQETGVAHLVLATSELDLPGFCSNPADRCYLCKRALLGLLWEVARSRGIPCVLEGSNASDRAEYRPGLRAVAETGARSPLQEAGLTKGEIRELSRRAGLPTWDLPPMACLATRFPYGTPITPAALAAVAGAERALRGMGFGLVRVRYHGTVARIEVPGEEMGVLLARRDQVVQAVKAAGFPYVALDLQGYRTGSMDEVLARGQPGYPGGEASHRHEEGGGAWTGRR, from the coding sequence TTGCGGGGGATGCTGGGCCAGTTCCCCGGTGCGCTGGTTGCGTTCTCGGGGGGCGTGGACAGCACCTTCCTGCTGCACGAGTGCAGGCAGATACTGGGAGAGCATGTGCTGGCGGTCACCGCCAGTTCTCCCATCCATCCCGAGGAGGAAGTGGAGCGGGCCCGGCGGCTGGCGCAGGAAACGGGGGTAGCGCATCTGGTGCTGGCCACCTCGGAACTGGATCTGCCCGGTTTCTGCTCGAACCCTGCCGACCGCTGCTATTTATGCAAGCGGGCACTGCTCGGGCTCCTCTGGGAGGTGGCGAGGAGCAGGGGGATCCCGTGCGTGCTGGAGGGATCCAATGCCAGCGACCGCGCCGAATACCGGCCCGGGCTGCGGGCGGTGGCGGAGACGGGTGCGCGCAGTCCCCTCCAGGAGGCGGGGCTCACGAAGGGAGAGATTCGGGAGCTTTCCCGGCGGGCAGGACTGCCCACCTGGGATCTTCCTCCCATGGCTTGCCTGGCGACCCGGTTTCCCTATGGCACACCCATCACCCCCGCCGCCCTGGCGGCGGTGGCCGGGGCAGAACGTGCCCTGCGCGGGATGGGATTTGGCCTGGTGCGGGTCAGGTACCACGGCACGGTGGCGCGTATCGAGGTCCCGGGGGAAGAGATGGGCGTGTTGCTCGCGCGTCGCGACCAGGTGGTGCAGGCGGTGAAGGCGGCCGGATTTCCGTATGTGGCTTTAGACCTGCAAGGTTACCGTACTGGCAGCATGGACGAGGTGCTGGCTCGAGGTCAGCCCGGGTATCCCGGCGGCGAGGCATCTCATCGCCATGAGGAGGGTGGTGGCGCGTGGACCGGGCGGCGCTGA
- the larB gene encoding nickel pincer cofactor biosynthesis protein LarB, giving the protein MDRAALKTLLEQVRSGERDVEQALAELALLPYADLGYAKPDYHRALRLGFPEAVYCPGKTPEQVVEILKVLASRHEVVMATRADQAVWQAVRAWNPAARYHSAARIVEVRPEHAAKAPGVTPAGFVAVVSAGTADLPVAEEAAVTLEIAGDPVERVYDVGVAGLHRLLDHLALVRRARVVVVVAGMEGALPSVVAGMVGRPVIAVPTSTGYGASFGGLAALLAMLNSCAPGVAVVNIDNGFGAAQIAHLINCQQ; this is encoded by the coding sequence GTGGACCGGGCGGCGCTGAAGACCCTCCTTGAGCAGGTACGGTCGGGTGAGCGGGATGTGGAGCAGGCCCTGGCCGAGCTGGCCCTTCTCCCGTACGCGGACCTGGGCTATGCAAAACCGGATTATCACCGGGCCCTCCGCCTGGGTTTTCCTGAGGCGGTGTACTGCCCGGGTAAAACCCCGGAGCAGGTGGTGGAGATCCTGAAGGTTCTGGCCAGCCGGCACGAGGTGGTAATGGCCACCCGCGCCGACCAGGCGGTGTGGCAGGCGGTGCGGGCCTGGAACCCGGCCGCCCGGTATCATTCCGCGGCGCGCATCGTGGAAGTGCGCCCGGAGCACGCGGCGAAAGCACCGGGGGTGACGCCAGCCGGCTTCGTGGCGGTGGTGTCGGCGGGCACGGCCGACCTCCCGGTGGCGGAGGAAGCCGCAGTCACCCTGGAGATAGCGGGTGACCCGGTGGAGAGGGTGTACGACGTGGGAGTGGCGGGTTTGCATCGCCTTCTTGACCACCTTGCTCTCGTGCGGCGGGCGCGGGTGGTCGTGGTGGTGGCCGGGATGGAAGGTGCGCTGCCCAGCGTAGTGGCCGGCATGGTGGGCCGTCCGGTGATCGCTGTTCCCACCAGCACCGGTTACGGGGCGAGCTTCGGGGGACTGGCAGCTCTTTTGGCCATGCTCAACAGCTGCGCGCCAGGGGTGGCCGTGGTCAACATCGACAACGGCTTTGGGGCCGCGCAGATTGCCCATCTCATCAACTGCCAGCAATAG